One window from the genome of Streptomyces cadmiisoli encodes:
- a CDS encoding TetR/AcrR family transcriptional regulator → MGHREDLLAGAKRCLLAKGFVRTTARDIVGESGTNLASIGYHYGSKDALLAQAYIELVEEMAVAFDGGGAVEMPGEPGSLDRFRAVWSNVVATMREPGSVWRLSAEIVAIGDRLPEVRDHLARAQREGARGLVSLLMGGREEDVTDETVDTLGAFYLTVLMGLMAQWTFDPDSASDADRLTEGLRRVIEGATKS, encoded by the coding sequence ATGGGACACCGTGAGGATCTGCTGGCGGGCGCCAAGCGCTGCCTGCTGGCGAAGGGCTTCGTGCGGACGACGGCGCGCGACATCGTCGGGGAGTCGGGGACCAACCTGGCCTCGATCGGCTACCACTACGGGTCGAAGGACGCGCTGCTGGCGCAGGCGTACATCGAACTCGTCGAGGAGATGGCCGTCGCCTTCGACGGCGGTGGGGCGGTCGAGATGCCGGGCGAGCCCGGGTCGCTGGACCGGTTCCGCGCCGTGTGGTCGAACGTCGTCGCCACGATGCGGGAGCCCGGTTCCGTGTGGCGGCTCAGCGCCGAGATCGTCGCCATCGGCGACCGGCTGCCCGAGGTGCGCGACCATCTGGCGCGGGCCCAGCGCGAGGGCGCCCGCGGTCTCGTCTCGCTCCTCATGGGGGGCCGCGAGGAGGACGTCACGGACGAGACCGTGGACACGCTCGGCGCCTTCTACCTCACGGTGCTCATGGGTCTGATGGCGCAGTGGACCTTCGATCCGGACAGCGCGAGCGACGCCGACCGGCTCACCGAGGGCCTGCGCCGGGTCATCGAGGGCGCCACGAAGAGCTGA
- a CDS encoding acetolactate synthase large subunit yields MPMTEQASGAHHPQPRPRSGGQSSAPERVTGAQSLIRSLEEVGADTVFGIPGGAILPAYDPLMDSTRVRHVLVRHEQGAGHAATGYAQATGRVGVCMATSGPGATNLVTPIADAHMDSVPMVAITGQVASKAIGTDAFQEADIVGITMPITKHNFLVTKAEDIPRVIAQAFHIASSGRPGPVLVDIAKDALQAQTTFSWPPTMDLPGYRPVTKPHAKQIREAAKLITSARRPVLYVGGGVLKAQATTELKVLAELTGAPVTTTLMALGAFPDSHPLHVGMPGMHGSVTAVTALQKADLIVALGARFDDRVTGKLDSFAPHARIVHADIDPAEIGKNRAADVPIVGDAREVIADLVQAVQKEHGEGHRGDYEAWWKDLNRWRETYPLGYDQPGNGSLSPQQVIERIGQLAPEGTIFAAGVGQHQMWAAHFIRYEKPATWLNSGGAGTMGYAVPAAMGAKAGAPERAVWAIDGDGCFQMTNQELTTCALNNIPIKVAIINNGALGMVRQWQTLFYNQRYSNTVLHSGPEADGKQPGTGTRVPDFVKLSEAMGCYAIRCESPDDLDKVIEEANSINDRPVVVDFIVHEDAMVWPMVAAGTSNDEIMAARDVRPDFGDNEDD; encoded by the coding sequence ATGCCGATGACCGAGCAGGCCTCCGGGGCCCATCACCCGCAGCCGCGGCCCCGATCCGGAGGACAGTCGTCCGCCCCCGAGCGCGTCACGGGTGCGCAGTCCCTCATCCGCTCTCTCGAGGAGGTCGGCGCCGACACGGTATTCGGCATTCCCGGCGGTGCGATCCTTCCGGCGTACGACCCGCTGATGGACTCCACCCGGGTGCGGCACGTCCTGGTCCGGCACGAGCAGGGCGCCGGTCACGCCGCCACCGGCTACGCGCAGGCCACCGGCCGGGTCGGGGTCTGCATGGCGACGTCGGGTCCCGGCGCGACCAACCTGGTCACCCCGATCGCCGACGCCCACATGGACTCGGTGCCGATGGTCGCGATCACCGGGCAGGTCGCCTCCAAGGCGATCGGCACGGACGCCTTCCAGGAGGCGGACATCGTCGGCATCACGATGCCGATCACCAAGCACAACTTCCTGGTCACCAAGGCCGAGGACATCCCGCGGGTGATCGCGCAGGCCTTCCACATCGCCTCCAGCGGCCGTCCCGGCCCGGTCCTGGTCGACATCGCCAAGGACGCCCTCCAGGCGCAGACCACCTTCTCCTGGCCGCCCACGATGGACCTGCCCGGCTACCGCCCGGTGACCAAGCCGCACGCCAAGCAGATCCGCGAGGCCGCCAAGCTGATCACCTCCGCCCGGCGCCCCGTCCTGTACGTCGGCGGCGGTGTCCTCAAGGCGCAGGCCACCACCGAGCTCAAGGTCCTCGCGGAACTCACCGGAGCGCCCGTCACCACCACCCTGATGGCGCTCGGCGCATTCCCCGACAGCCACCCGCTGCACGTGGGAATGCCGGGCATGCACGGTTCGGTCACCGCCGTCACCGCGCTGCAGAAGGCCGACCTGATCGTCGCCCTCGGAGCCCGCTTCGACGACCGCGTCACCGGCAAGCTGGACAGCTTCGCGCCGCACGCCAGGATCGTCCACGCCGACATCGACCCGGCCGAGATCGGCAAGAACCGCGCCGCCGACGTGCCGATCGTGGGTGACGCCCGCGAGGTCATCGCCGACCTCGTCCAGGCGGTGCAGAAGGAGCACGGCGAGGGCCACCGGGGCGACTACGAGGCCTGGTGGAAGGACCTGAACCGCTGGCGCGAGACCTACCCGCTCGGCTACGACCAGCCCGGGAACGGCTCGCTCTCCCCGCAGCAGGTCATCGAGCGGATCGGGCAGCTCGCGCCGGAGGGCACGATCTTCGCGGCGGGCGTCGGCCAGCACCAGATGTGGGCGGCGCACTTCATCCGCTACGAGAAGCCCGCGACCTGGCTGAACTCCGGCGGCGCCGGGACGATGGGGTACGCGGTCCCGGCCGCCATGGGCGCCAAGGCGGGCGCCCCGGAGCGCGCGGTGTGGGCGATCGACGGCGACGGCTGCTTCCAGATGACCAACCAGGAACTGACCACCTGCGCCCTGAACAACATCCCGATCAAGGTCGCCATCATCAACAACGGCGCGCTCGGGATGGTCCGCCAGTGGCAGACCCTCTTCTACAACCAGCGGTACTCCAACACGGTGCTGCACAGCGGTCCCGAGGCCGACGGCAAGCAGCCGGGCACCGGCACCCGTGTCCCCGACTTCGTGAAGCTGTCGGAGGCCATGGGCTGCTACGCCATCCGCTGCGAGTCGCCGGACGACCTCGACAAGGTCATCGAGGAGGCGAACTCGATCAACGACCGCCCGGTCGTCGTCGACTTCATCGTCCACGAGGACGCGATGGTGTGGCCGATGGTCGCGGCCGGCACCTCCAACGACGAGATCATGGCCGCCCGGGACGTCCGCCCCGACTTCGGCGACAACGAAGACGACTGA
- a CDS encoding putative bifunctional diguanylate cyclase/phosphodiesterase: MNSPSPPATALDQTLRQQPAPATERSRPAAAGGGSSMLTQLLLAVVCGAYAVGSAVGWGSERLALIMGDFGLSAAAGAAAVSCFLYARNPRVRFRSAWLLFALSSTMAALGNLVWGWYEVVLGLEVPSPSYADLFFLCFAPPAIVGLLVLAKRPVTKAGWVCLALDAWLIGGSLVTLSWSLALAQAAKGGGPGVAHTALSLAYPLLDIALVSMVLALHFRRSGANRSAVNTAIGALALTVMCDALFASPLLHQSYTSGQLLDAGWFAGSLLLAYAPWVASRTGGPGTEPHTRVVHEHLPGQRGSAHPHQPAPPGDRGRFPATRPLTGSLAALTPYLAAAVCTLGILYNVLNGRSVDRVVLLTGGTVVLALVVRQGIMLLDNITLTHELAQKENHFRSLVQGSSDVIMIAAPSGMLRYVSPAAAGVYGRPAEELVGTELAELIHPEDLGCVVHEVRRFLAAGPLDESTTRIECRFRSGDGGWLNVESTVNRHHGGLIFNSRDVTERVRLQAQLQHNAEHDPLTDLPNRALFTRRVQQALSGRRSTDRGAALRGTAVLFIDLDGFKAVNDTIGHQAGDELLVQAARRLQEALRQGDMASRLGGDEFAALIVSDGARDRSARERHILELADRLRVTLSQPFVIGGNDVHVAASIGVAFAEPGLGAGELLRNADLAMYRAKSAGKGRVELYKPHMQQDVVRKAELATRLRAALHDGEFTLLHQPVVRLEDGRITSVTAQARWRSSQGVLFTPAEFLRVAEDGDRTAELGRWMLEEAVEQAADRAASGVAVPVAVRMAARRLLDRSMPLGSVEALLTRHGLPSGALVMELSDIDTGVCLDDLERRLGALRRLGVRIALDGFGSGGPAITALRRLPLDVLKLDRSLVEGVVESARLHKITSGLLRIAGDLGLQSVAEGVDLPEQVVALRAMGCTHGQGMAFSGPLDEYRLRRALTAGHCPVPHEPVEPAFAGGAGVYTGGVSTSGVSTVFPSGTTLRSHNETPVPPT; encoded by the coding sequence GTGAACTCGCCATCGCCGCCCGCCACCGCCCTCGACCAGACGCTGCGGCAACAGCCCGCGCCGGCGACCGAGCGGTCCCGGCCGGCGGCCGCCGGTGGCGGGTCGAGCATGCTCACCCAACTCCTGCTGGCCGTGGTCTGCGGTGCCTACGCCGTCGGATCCGCGGTCGGCTGGGGTTCGGAGCGACTGGCCCTGATCATGGGGGACTTCGGGCTGAGCGCCGCGGCGGGCGCGGCGGCCGTGTCCTGCTTCCTCTACGCCCGCAACCCCAGGGTGCGCTTCCGCTCCGCCTGGCTGCTGTTCGCCCTTTCCTCGACGATGGCCGCCCTCGGCAACCTGGTCTGGGGGTGGTACGAGGTGGTCCTGGGGCTCGAAGTGCCCAGCCCCAGCTACGCCGACCTGTTCTTCCTCTGTTTCGCGCCGCCCGCCATCGTGGGCCTGCTGGTCCTCGCCAAACGGCCGGTGACGAAGGCCGGCTGGGTCTGCCTCGCCCTGGACGCCTGGCTGATCGGCGGGTCCCTGGTCACGCTGTCGTGGAGCCTCGCGCTCGCCCAGGCGGCCAAGGGCGGCGGACCCGGGGTGGCGCACACCGCGCTGTCGCTGGCCTACCCGCTGCTCGACATCGCCCTGGTCAGCATGGTGCTCGCGCTGCACTTCCGGCGCTCCGGGGCGAACCGCTCGGCGGTGAACACCGCGATCGGGGCCCTCGCCCTGACCGTCATGTGCGACGCCCTGTTCGCCTCACCGCTGCTGCACCAGAGCTACACCTCGGGCCAACTGCTGGACGCGGGCTGGTTCGCCGGCTCACTGCTCCTGGCGTACGCGCCCTGGGTCGCGTCCAGGACCGGCGGACCCGGCACCGAACCGCACACGCGCGTGGTGCACGAGCACCTGCCCGGACAGCGCGGGTCCGCCCACCCGCACCAGCCCGCGCCACCCGGCGACCGCGGCAGGTTTCCGGCCACCCGGCCGCTCACCGGCTCCCTGGCGGCCCTCACCCCGTACCTCGCCGCCGCCGTGTGCACGCTGGGCATCCTCTACAACGTGCTCAACGGCCGCAGCGTCGACCGCGTGGTGCTGCTCACCGGCGGCACGGTCGTGCTCGCCCTGGTGGTGCGCCAGGGGATCATGCTGCTCGACAACATCACCCTCACCCATGAGCTGGCGCAGAAGGAGAACCACTTCCGCTCCCTGGTGCAGGGTTCCAGCGACGTCATCATGATCGCCGCGCCCAGCGGCATGCTCCGCTACGTCTCGCCGGCTGCCGCCGGGGTCTACGGACGCCCCGCGGAGGAACTGGTCGGCACCGAACTGGCCGAACTCATCCACCCGGAGGACCTGGGCTGCGTGGTGCACGAGGTGCGCCGCTTCCTCGCCGCCGGCCCGCTCGACGAATCCACGACCCGTATCGAGTGCCGCTTCCGTTCCGGCGACGGCGGCTGGCTGAACGTCGAGTCGACCGTCAACCGCCATCACGGTGGCCTGATCTTCAACAGCCGGGACGTCACCGAAAGGGTGCGCCTCCAGGCGCAGTTGCAGCACAACGCCGAGCACGACCCGCTCACCGACCTGCCCAACCGGGCCCTGTTCACCCGGCGCGTCCAGCAGGCCCTGTCCGGCCGCCGCAGCACCGACCGCGGTGCCGCCCTGCGGGGCACGGCCGTGCTGTTCATCGACCTCGACGGCTTCAAGGCGGTCAACGACACGATCGGGCACCAGGCCGGGGACGAACTGCTCGTCCAGGCCGCGCGCAGACTCCAGGAGGCGCTCCGGCAGGGCGACATGGCCTCCCGGCTGGGCGGCGACGAGTTCGCGGCGCTGATCGTCAGCGACGGCGCCCGGGACCGCTCGGCCCGCGAACGGCACATCCTGGAGCTCGCCGACCGCCTCAGGGTGACGCTGTCGCAGCCGTTCGTCATCGGCGGCAACGATGTCCATGTCGCCGCCTCCATCGGCGTGGCCTTCGCCGAACCCGGTCTCGGCGCGGGAGAGCTGCTGCGCAACGCCGACCTCGCGATGTACCGCGCGAAGTCGGCCGGCAAGGGCCGCGTCGAGCTGTACAAGCCGCACATGCAGCAGGACGTCGTCCGCAAGGCGGAGCTGGCCACCCGGTTGCGGGCCGCACTGCACGACGGTGAGTTCACCCTGCTGCACCAGCCCGTCGTCCGTCTGGAGGACGGCCGGATCACCTCGGTCACCGCCCAGGCGCGCTGGCGGTCCTCGCAGGGGGTGCTGTTCACGCCCGCGGAGTTCCTGCGCGTGGCGGAGGACGGCGACAGGACCGCCGAACTGGGCCGCTGGATGCTGGAGGAGGCCGTCGAGCAGGCCGCCGACCGTGCCGCGAGCGGCGTCGCCGTGCCCGTGGCGGTCCGGATGGCGGCCCGCCGCCTGCTGGACCGGTCCATGCCGCTCGGCTCCGTCGAGGCCCTGCTGACCCGCCACGGGCTGCCCTCCGGGGCGCTGGTGATGGAGCTGTCCGACATCGACACCGGGGTCTGCCTCGACGACCTGGAGCGCCGGCTGGGCGCGCTCAGGCGCCTCGGCGTCCGGATCGCGCTGGACGGCTTCGGCAGCGGAGGCCCGGCGATCACGGCGCTCAGACGGCTCCCGCTCGACGTCCTGAAGCTCGACCGGAGTCTTGTCGAGGGAGTCGTCGAGTCCGCGCGACTGCACAAGATCACCAGTGGGCTGCTGCGCATCGCGGGTGATCTCGGGCTCCAGTCGGTCGCCGAGGGGGTGGATCTGCCGGAGCAGGTCGTCGCCCTGCGCGCGATGGGGTGTACGCACGGCCAGGGCATGGCGTTCTCCGGCCCGCTGGACGAGTACCGGCTGCGCCGGGCGCTCACCGCAGGTCACTGTCCGGTGCCGCACGAACCGGTCGAACCCGCCTTCGCGGGCGGCGCCGGGGTGTACACCGGAGGGGTGAGTACCAGCGGTGTGAGCACGGTCTTCCCCAGCGGGACGACCCTCCGCTCACATAATGAGACTCCCGTCCCACCCACTTGA
- a CDS encoding MFS transporter gives MTTIPTTPPARAGRREWTALGVLMLPLLLVSMDVSVLYFAIPAISADLRPTGTQQLWIFDIYAFVLAGLLMTMGSLGDRVGRRRLLLIGAAAFGAASLIAAHADSAETLIAARAVLGIGGATLMPSTLALVRTLFTDPAQRATAIGLWAGVLTAGVALGSVLSGVLVEFFWWGSVFLVNLPAMALLLVLGPMLLPESKDPDPGRFDRPSVPLSMAAVLPVVYGLKEIPSHGWNVRYVVSITVGMLFAALFVHRQRTAASPMIPPALFRSRGFAPAVALNLLALFGMMGSAYFTTQYLQSVLGKSAMEAALWALLPSVPIGLAAPLVTHLVRRGVPREHVVTAGFASAAGGYGVLALTGPDSLRLVLAGCAVLACGVTMVTTQIVDLALSAAPVERSGTASSLMETGAEFGGALGMAVLGSVGTAVYRRNVPDGAPAEAHETLGGALAVAERLPGRAGDVLAAAAREAFTDGMRAASVAGAVVLTAAAALAALTLRRIRVPRVPRPARKAAV, from the coding sequence ATGACCACGATCCCCACGACCCCGCCGGCCCGCGCGGGGCGCCGCGAGTGGACCGCGCTCGGCGTGCTGATGCTCCCGCTGCTGCTGGTCTCGATGGACGTCTCGGTGCTCTACTTCGCCATCCCGGCGATCAGCGCCGACCTGCGACCCACCGGCACCCAGCAACTGTGGATCTTCGACATCTACGCCTTCGTCCTGGCCGGACTGCTGATGACGATGGGCTCGCTGGGCGACCGCGTCGGCCGCCGCCGGCTCCTGCTGATCGGCGCCGCGGCGTTCGGTGCCGCCTCGCTCATCGCGGCCCACGCCGACAGCGCCGAGACCCTCATCGCGGCCCGCGCCGTCCTCGGCATCGGCGGCGCGACCCTGATGCCCTCGACGCTCGCACTGGTGCGCACCCTGTTCACGGACCCCGCCCAGCGCGCGACGGCGATCGGACTGTGGGCCGGCGTGCTGACCGCGGGCGTCGCCCTCGGCTCGGTGCTCAGCGGCGTACTGGTGGAGTTCTTCTGGTGGGGCTCGGTCTTCCTGGTCAACCTGCCCGCGATGGCGTTGCTGCTGGTCCTCGGCCCGATGCTGCTCCCCGAGTCGAAGGACCCGGACCCCGGCCGCTTCGACCGGCCGAGCGTCCCGCTGTCGATGGCCGCGGTCCTGCCCGTGGTCTACGGCCTGAAGGAGATCCCGTCCCACGGCTGGAACGTCCGCTACGTCGTCTCGATCACCGTCGGGATGCTCTTCGCGGCCCTCTTCGTCCACCGCCAGCGCACCGCGGCCTCCCCCATGATCCCGCCCGCCCTGTTCCGGAGCCGCGGTTTCGCCCCCGCCGTCGCGCTGAACCTGCTCGCGCTGTTCGGGATGATGGGCTCCGCGTACTTCACCACCCAGTACCTCCAGTCGGTGCTCGGCAAGAGCGCGATGGAAGCCGCCCTGTGGGCGCTGCTCCCCTCCGTGCCGATCGGCCTCGCCGCCCCCCTCGTGACCCATCTGGTGCGGCGCGGCGTGCCGCGCGAACACGTCGTGACGGCGGGCTTCGCCTCCGCGGCCGGGGGTTACGGGGTGCTGGCCCTGACCGGTCCGGACTCGCTCCGGCTGGTGCTGGCCGGGTGCGCGGTACTGGCCTGCGGCGTGACGATGGTGACGACCCAGATCGTCGACCTCGCCCTGAGCGCGGCCCCGGTGGAACGGTCGGGCACGGCGTCGTCCCTGATGGAGACCGGCGCGGAGTTCGGCGGGGCGCTGGGCATGGCCGTCCTCGGCTCCGTCGGAACCGCCGTCTACCGCCGCAACGTCCCGGACGGAGCGCCCGCCGAGGCGCACGAGACCCTGGGCGGCGCGCTCGCCGTCGCCGAGCGGCTGCCGGGACGCGCGGGGGACGTCCTGGCGGCCGCGGCCCGGGAGGCGTTCACGGACGGGATGCGGGCGGCGTCGGTCGCCGGAGCGGTGGTACTGACGGCCGCCGCGGCGCTCGCGGCGCTGACCCTGCGGCGGATCCGGGTCCCCCGGGTGCCTCGGCCGGCGCGGAAGGCGGCCGTCTGA
- the serA gene encoding phosphoglycerate dehydrogenase, with translation MSSKPVVLIAEELSPATVDALGPDFEIRHCNGADRSELLPAIAEVDAILIRSATKVDAEAIAAASRLKVVARAGVGLDNVDVSAATKAGVMVVNAPTSNIVTAAELACGLIVATARNIPQANAALKNGEWKRSKYTGVELAEKTLGVVGLGRIGALVAQRMSAFGMKVVAYDPYVQPARAAQMGVKVLSLDELLEVADFITVHLPKTPETLGLIGAEALRKVKPSVRIVNAARGGIVDEEALYSALKEGRVAGAGLDVYAKEPCTDSPLFEFDQVVATPHLGASTDEAQEKAGIAVARSVRLALAGELVPDAVNVQGGVIAEDVKPGLPLAERLGRIFTALAGEVAVRLDVEVYGEITQHDVKVLELSALKGVFEDVVDETVSYVNAPLFAQERGVEVRLTTSSESPDHRNVVTVRGTLGDGEEVSVSGTLAGPKHLQKLVAVGDYDVDLALADHMVVLRYEDRPGVVGTVGRILGEAGLNIAGMQVARSAAGGEALAVLTVDDTVSSAVLGEVAAEIGATSARSVNLV, from the coding sequence GTGAGCTCGAAACCTGTCGTACTCATCGCTGAAGAACTGTCGCCCGCGACCGTCGACGCGCTCGGTCCGGACTTCGAGATCCGTCACTGCAACGGCGCGGACCGCTCCGAGCTGCTGCCGGCCATCGCCGAGGTGGACGCGATCCTGATCCGCTCGGCCACCAAGGTGGACGCCGAGGCGATCGCCGCCGCGAGCAGGCTCAAGGTCGTCGCACGAGCTGGCGTCGGTCTCGACAACGTGGACGTCTCCGCCGCCACCAAGGCCGGCGTGATGGTGGTCAACGCCCCCACCTCCAACATCGTGACCGCCGCCGAGCTGGCCTGCGGTCTCATCGTCGCCACCGCCCGCAACATCCCGCAGGCCAACGCCGCGCTGAAGAACGGCGAGTGGAAGCGCAGCAAGTACACGGGCGTCGAGCTGGCCGAGAAGACCCTCGGTGTCGTGGGCCTGGGCCGGATCGGCGCCCTCGTCGCACAGCGCATGTCCGCCTTCGGTATGAAGGTCGTGGCCTACGACCCCTACGTGCAGCCCGCGCGGGCCGCGCAGATGGGCGTCAAGGTGCTGTCGCTGGACGAGCTGCTGGAGGTCGCAGACTTCATCACCGTCCACCTGCCGAAGACGCCGGAGACCCTCGGTCTGATCGGCGCGGAGGCGCTGCGCAAGGTCAAGCCGAGCGTGCGGATCGTCAACGCGGCGCGTGGCGGCATCGTCGACGAGGAGGCGCTGTACTCCGCCCTCAAGGAGGGCCGGGTCGCGGGCGCCGGACTCGACGTGTACGCCAAGGAGCCGTGCACGGACTCGCCGCTGTTCGAGTTCGACCAGGTCGTGGCCACGCCGCACCTCGGTGCCTCCACCGACGAGGCGCAGGAGAAGGCCGGTATCGCCGTCGCCCGCTCGGTGCGGCTCGCCCTCGCGGGTGAACTGGTCCCCGACGCGGTCAACGTCCAGGGCGGTGTCATCGCCGAGGACGTCAAGCCGGGCCTGCCGCTCGCCGAGCGCCTCGGCCGGATCTTCACCGCGCTCGCCGGCGAGGTCGCCGTCCGCCTCGACGTCGAGGTCTACGGCGAGATCACCCAGCACGACGTGAAGGTGCTGGAGCTGTCGGCTCTCAAGGGCGTCTTCGAGGACGTCGTCGACGAGACGGTGTCCTACGTCAACGCGCCGCTGTTCGCCCAGGAACGCGGTGTGGAGGTGCGGCTGACCACCAGCTCTGAGTCCCCGGACCACCGCAACGTGGTCACCGTGCGCGGCACCCTCGGCGACGGTGAGGAGGTGTCGGTGTCCGGCACGCTCGCCGGTCCGAAGCACCTCCAGAAGCTCGTCGCGGTCGGCGACTACGACGTGGACCTCGCGCTCGCCGACCACATGGTCGTCCTGCGGTACGAGGACCGGCCGGGTGTCGTCGGCACGGTCGGGCGCATCCTCGGCGAGGCGGGGCTGAACATCGCGGGCATGCAGGTCGCGCGGTCCGCCGCCGGTGGCGAGGCGCTGGCCGTCCTGACGGTGGACGACACGGTGTCCTCCGCCGTGCTGGGCGAGGTCGCCGCGGAGATCGGTGCGACGTCCGCCCGCTCGGTGAACCTGGTCTGA
- the ilvN gene encoding acetolactate synthase small subunit, with protein MSKHTLSVLVENTPGILARIAALFSRRGFNIDSLAVGVTEHPDISRITIVVNVEDLPLEQVTKQLNKLVNVLKIVELEPGSAVQRELVLVKVRADNETRSQIVEIVQLFRAKTVDVSPEAVTIEATGSSDKLSAMLKMLEPYGIKELVQSGTIAIGRGARSITDRSLRALDRSA; from the coding sequence ATGTCCAAGCACACGCTCTCCGTCCTGGTGGAGAACACGCCGGGCATCCTCGCCCGGATCGCCGCCCTGTTCTCCCGCCGAGGCTTCAACATCGACTCGCTCGCGGTCGGCGTCACCGAGCACCCCGACATCTCCCGCATCACCATCGTGGTGAACGTCGAGGACCTGCCGCTGGAGCAGGTGACCAAGCAGCTCAACAAGCTGGTCAACGTGCTGAAGATCGTCGAGCTGGAGCCGGGTTCGGCCGTTCAGCGGGAACTCGTTCTGGTGAAGGTGCGCGCCGACAACGAGACGCGCTCGCAGATCGTCGAGATCGTCCAGCTGTTCCGGGCCAAGACCGTCGACGTCTCGCCCGAGGCCGTCACCATCGAGGCCACCGGCAGCAGCGACAAGCTGTCCGCCATGCTCAAGATGCTGGAGCCGTACGGCATCAAGGAACTGGTCCAGTCCGGCACGATCGCGATCGGACGCGGCGCACGGTCGATCACGGACCGATCGCTCCGCGCACTGGACCGGTCGGCCTGA
- the ilvC gene encoding ketol-acid reductoisomerase, producing the protein MAELFYDADADLSIIQGRKVAVIGYGSQGHAHALSLRDSGVDVRVGLHEGSKSKAKAEEQGLRVVTPSEAAAEADVIMILVPDPIQAQVYEESIKDNLNDGDALFFGHGFNIRFGFIKPPAGVDVCMVAPKGPGHLVRRQYEEGRGVPCIAAVEQDATGNGFALALSYAKGIGGTRAGVIKTTFTEETETDLFGEQAVLCGGTAALVKAGFETLTEAGYQPEIAYFECLHELKLIVDLMYEGGLEKMRWSISETAEWGDYVTGPRIITDATKAEMKKVLAEIQDGTFAQNWMDEYHGGLKKYNEYKQQDSEHLLETTGKELRKLMSWVNEEA; encoded by the coding sequence GTGGCCGAGCTGTTCTACGACGCCGACGCCGACCTGTCCATCATCCAGGGCCGCAAGGTCGCGGTCATCGGTTACGGCAGCCAGGGCCACGCGCACGCCCTGTCGCTGCGTGACTCGGGTGTCGACGTCCGTGTCGGTCTGCACGAGGGCTCCAAGTCCAAGGCCAAGGCCGAGGAGCAGGGCCTGCGCGTGGTGACCCCGTCGGAGGCCGCCGCCGAGGCCGACGTCATCATGATCCTGGTGCCGGACCCGATCCAGGCCCAGGTCTACGAGGAGTCCATCAAGGACAACCTCAACGACGGCGACGCCCTGTTCTTCGGCCACGGCTTCAACATCCGCTTCGGCTTCATCAAGCCCCCGGCCGGTGTCGACGTCTGCATGGTCGCCCCCAAGGGCCCGGGCCACCTGGTGCGCCGCCAGTACGAGGAGGGCCGCGGCGTCCCGTGCATCGCGGCCGTCGAGCAGGACGCCACCGGGAACGGCTTCGCGCTGGCGCTGTCGTACGCCAAGGGCATCGGCGGCACCCGCGCCGGCGTCATCAAGACGACCTTCACCGAGGAGACCGAGACCGACCTGTTCGGTGAGCAGGCCGTCCTCTGCGGTGGTACGGCCGCGCTGGTCAAGGCGGGCTTCGAGACGCTGACCGAGGCGGGCTACCAGCCGGAGATCGCGTACTTCGAGTGCCTGCACGAGCTGAAGCTGATCGTGGACCTCATGTACGAGGGCGGCCTGGAGAAGATGCGCTGGTCGATCTCCGAGACCGCCGAGTGGGGCGACTACGTCACCGGTCCGCGCATCATCACCGACGCCACCAAGGCCGAGATGAAGAAGGTCCTCGCCGAGATCCAGGACGGCACGTTCGCCCAGAACTGGATGGACGAGTACCACGGCGGTCTGAAGAAGTACAACGAGTACAAGCAGCAGGACTCCGAGCACCTGCTGGAGACCACGGGCAAGGAGCTGCGCAAGCTCATGTCGTGGGTGAACGAGGAGGCGTAA